From Pseudomonas sp. StFLB209, a single genomic window includes:
- a CDS encoding fimbrial biogenesis chaperone produces MFFSFSRGALLLAGLLCLGNAQAGIVLNTTRVIYQGQDKEVSFGVHNSGAGEILVQSWLEPYDPAVNTPQTGLSDLPFIVTPALAPLPGDGKQLLRVIYSGSGLPTERESVLWLNVQEIPRSAAENTLQIAIRQRIKLFFRPAGLRGDPLLAAQGLQWQLIGQDALEVFNPGPFHVSMLNIGVRQGSKALLSQDSRMLAPQQRWRVPLKPRSGSQPLELSFISINDFGGQETYHASLQGGESVQASKFESR; encoded by the coding sequence ATGTTCTTCTCTTTTTCGCGCGGCGCGCTGCTGCTCGCCGGCCTGCTGTGTCTGGGCAATGCCCAGGCGGGCATTGTGCTCAATACCACGCGGGTCATCTATCAGGGCCAGGACAAGGAGGTCAGTTTCGGTGTGCACAACAGTGGCGCCGGCGAGATTCTCGTGCAATCCTGGCTGGAGCCGTATGACCCTGCGGTGAATACCCCGCAGACCGGCCTCAGTGATCTGCCGTTTATCGTCACCCCGGCGCTGGCGCCGTTGCCCGGTGATGGCAAGCAACTGCTGCGGGTGATCTATTCCGGCAGCGGGCTGCCCACCGAGCGAGAATCAGTGCTGTGGCTCAATGTTCAGGAGATTCCCCGTAGCGCCGCTGAAAATACCCTGCAAATTGCCATTCGCCAGCGTATCAAGCTGTTTTTTCGTCCGGCCGGTCTGCGCGGCGATCCGCTGTTGGCCGCGCAGGGTCTGCAATGGCAACTGATCGGGCAGGATGCGCTGGAGGTGTTCAACCCCGGCCCTTTTCACGTTTCGATGTTGAACATCGGCGTACGCCAGGGCAGCAAGGCGCTGCTCAGCCAGGACAGCCGGATGCTCGCGCCGCAGCAACGCTGGCGCGTGCCGCTCAAACCGCGTTCCGGCAGCCAGCCGCTGGAGTTGAGCTTTATCAGCATCAATGATTTCGGCGGGCAGGAGACTTACCACGCCAGCTTGCAGGGTGGGGAGAGCGTCCAGGCCAGCAAATTCGAATCTCGTTAG
- a CDS encoding fimbrial protein, which produces MKKLSLTLAVWGALGLGLTGTANAANNGKLVFNGTLTNMTCDVGPGTGVSPGTAPGEINVDLGNVSFADIGLSGESKLQTATPIQLLINCSAGADQYNTVKMRFAARNGSGLDNNDQTLLRTTGAADGVGIGLINGSSVLMDLSGTETIDKPLVKDGAGGATAQLDFGAVYVLNGTATNPGNADGFMPFVLDYE; this is translated from the coding sequence ATGAAAAAACTGTCTTTGACTCTGGCTGTATGGGGTGCTTTGGGTCTGGGTCTTACAGGCACAGCCAATGCTGCCAATAACGGCAAGCTGGTGTTCAACGGTACCCTGACCAATATGACTTGCGATGTGGGGCCAGGTACGGGCGTCAGCCCGGGCACCGCGCCGGGTGAAATCAATGTTGATCTGGGCAATGTGTCGTTTGCCGATATCGGCCTGTCGGGTGAAAGCAAGCTACAGACGGCAACGCCGATCCAGCTGCTGATCAACTGCAGTGCCGGTGCCGACCAGTACAACACCGTCAAAATGCGCTTTGCCGCGCGTAATGGCAGCGGCCTGGACAACAACGACCAGACCTTGCTGCGTACCACCGGCGCGGCCGATGGGGTGGGCATTGGTCTGATCAACGGCTCCAGTGTGCTGATGGACCTCTCCGGCACCGAGACCATCGACAAGCCGCTGGTCAAGGATGGCGCCGGTGGCGCCACGGCGCAGCTCGACTTCGGTGCGGTGTACGTGCTCAACGGCACGGCGACCAATCCGGGTAATGCAGATGGCTTCATGCCTTTCGTGCTGGACTACGAGTGA
- a CDS encoding efflux RND transporter periplasmic adaptor subunit produces the protein MRKSTRTVLAVAVLAALGSSAWLLTRPGAVSKPPLAAVPVKVIDLKAEDVPLFVTGIGTVQSLQSVVIRPQVDGILTRVLVKEGQQVKAGDLLATLDDRAIRAAQEQARAQLAQSQAQLDVARLDLKRYRDLSQDNGISRQTLDQQQAQVFQLEATVQANKATLEAAQVQLSYTRIQSPVTGRVGIRNVDEGNFLRVSDANGLFSVTQIDPVAVEFALPQQMLPTLQGLIASDSRAPVQAWLGDDQNGTLLGQGKLSLIDNQVSPSTGTIRAKARFDNPHQSLWPGQLVTVKIQTDVARDALKVPPQVVQRGLEQHYVFRIRDSKAEVVPVKVLFQNSDMTLISGASPGDVLVQDGQSRLKAGTRVDASAAQPQSLNTVQAAVQP, from the coding sequence ATGCGTAAATCGACCCGAACCGTACTGGCTGTTGCCGTCCTGGCTGCGCTGGGCAGCAGCGCCTGGCTGCTGACCCGACCTGGCGCTGTAAGCAAGCCGCCGCTGGCCGCCGTGCCGGTCAAGGTCATCGACCTCAAGGCCGAGGACGTACCGCTGTTCGTGACTGGCATCGGCACCGTGCAGTCGTTGCAAAGCGTGGTGATCCGGCCACAGGTCGATGGCATCCTTACCCGCGTGCTGGTCAAGGAAGGCCAACAGGTCAAGGCCGGCGACCTGCTGGCGACCCTCGACGACCGAGCGATTCGCGCCGCGCAAGAACAAGCCAGGGCGCAACTGGCACAGAGTCAGGCGCAGTTGGATGTCGCCCGCCTGGACCTCAAGCGCTACCGCGACCTGAGCCAGGACAACGGCATCTCGCGGCAGACCCTCGACCAGCAACAGGCGCAGGTCTTCCAGCTTGAAGCCACGGTGCAGGCCAACAAGGCCACACTTGAAGCAGCCCAGGTGCAGTTGTCCTATACCCGCATCCAGTCACCGGTCACTGGCCGGGTCGGGATTCGCAACGTCGATGAAGGCAACTTCCTGCGGGTCAGCGACGCCAACGGGCTGTTTTCCGTGACCCAGATCGACCCGGTCGCGGTGGAGTTCGCCCTGCCGCAGCAGATGCTGCCGACCCTGCAAGGGCTGATTGCCAGTGATTCGCGCGCCCCGGTGCAGGCCTGGCTGGGCGACGATCAGAACGGCACCTTGCTGGGCCAGGGCAAGCTGAGCCTGATTGACAATCAGGTCTCGCCCAGCACCGGGACCATTCGGGCCAAGGCACGCTTCGACAATCCTCATCAATCGCTATGGCCAGGCCAGCTGGTCACGGTGAAAATCCAGACCGATGTGGCCCGCGATGCGCTCAAGGTGCCGCCGCAAGTGGTGCAACGCGGCCTGGAGCAGCATTATGTGTTCCGCATCCGCGACAGCAAGGCCGAGGTGGTTCCGGTCAAGGTCCTGTTCCAGAACAGCGACATGACCCTGATCAGCGGTGCCAGCCCCGGTGACGTGCTGGTCCAGGACGGCCAGTCGCGGCTCAAGGCCGGCACCCGGGTCGACGCCAGCGCCGCCCAGCCGCAGTCGCTGAATACCGTGCAGGCGGCGGTGCAGCCATGA
- a CDS encoding multidrug efflux RND transporter permease subunit — MSDSPTRHQRSLSAWCIDHPVATLLLTFALVLLGLIAFTRLPVAPLPEAEFPTIQVSAQLPGASPQTMASSVATPLEVQFSAIPGMTQMTSSSALGSTSLTLQFALTKSIDTAAQEVQAAINTAAGRLPADMPNLPTWRKVNPADSPVLILSVSSGLMSGTELSDLTETLLARQLSQIEGVGQVSVSGQQRPAIRVQAAPEKLAALGLTLADIRQAVQQTSLNLAKGALYGKDSVSTLSANDQLFDPEDYAQLIVAYRNGAPVYLKDVAKVVHGAENAYVQAWSGQQPGLSLVVFRQPGANIVETVDRVLGQLPRLTAMLPASVEVSVLNDRTRTIRASLHEVELTLGIAVLLVVAVMALFLRQWSATLIVTSVLAVSLIASCALMYLFGFSLNNLTLVAIVIAVGFVVDDAIVVVENIHRHLEAGEGMREAAIKGSGEIGFTVVSISFSLVAAFIPLLFMGGVVGRLFKEFALTATATILISVVVSLTLAPTLAALLMRAPSHDQHSKPGFGERLLSLYERGLRKALAHQRITLGVFGLTVALAVVGYVLIPKGFFPVQDTGMVLGTTDAAGDISYPDMVAKHKELARIVSADPAVQAFSHSVGASGSNQTLASGRFWISLKPRGERDVSASQFIDRIRPQLTRVPGIVMYLRAGQDINLSPGPSRSQYQYVLKSNDGEQLNLWTQRLTEKLRENPALRDLSNDLQLGGSITHIDIDRRAAARFGLTTADVDQALYDAFGQRQISEFQTDTNQYKVILELDARQRGRAESLSYFYLRSPLTDEMVPLSAVASVGAPVMGPLSISHDGMFPAANLSFNLAPGIALGDAVRMVEQAKAEIDMPTSIIGTFQGAAQAFQSSLANQPWLILAALVAVYIILGVLYESFVHPLTIISTLPSAGIGALLLLWMMGHDFSIMALIGVVLLIGIVKKNGILLVDFALEAHRNQGLSPHDAIYTACLTRFRPIMMTTLAALFGALPLMFGFGAGAELRQPLGIAVVGGLLLSQVLTLFTTPVIYLQLERVFHRRQNAPATGQALHT, encoded by the coding sequence ATGAGCGACAGCCCAACCCGCCATCAGCGTTCACTCTCGGCCTGGTGCATCGATCACCCGGTCGCCACCTTGCTACTGACCTTCGCCCTGGTATTGCTGGGCCTGATCGCCTTCACCCGACTGCCGGTCGCGCCGCTGCCGGAAGCCGAATTCCCCACCATTCAGGTCAGCGCCCAATTGCCGGGCGCCAGCCCGCAGACCATGGCCTCCTCGGTGGCCACCCCGCTGGAAGTGCAGTTCAGCGCGATTCCCGGCATGACCCAGATGACCTCCAGCAGTGCGCTGGGCTCGACCAGCCTGACCTTGCAGTTCGCCCTGACCAAGAGCATCGACACCGCAGCCCAGGAAGTTCAGGCGGCGATCAACACCGCAGCCGGACGCCTGCCGGCCGACATGCCCAACCTGCCGACCTGGCGCAAGGTCAACCCGGCCGACAGCCCGGTACTGATCCTCAGTGTCAGCTCCGGGCTGATGTCCGGCACCGAACTGAGCGACCTGACCGAGACGCTGCTGGCCCGCCAGCTCAGCCAGATTGAAGGCGTCGGCCAGGTGTCGGTGTCTGGCCAGCAGCGCCCGGCCATTCGCGTCCAGGCCGCGCCGGAAAAGCTCGCCGCCCTCGGCCTGACCCTGGCCGACATTCGTCAGGCGGTGCAGCAGACCAGCCTTAACCTGGCCAAGGGCGCGCTGTATGGCAAAGACAGCGTTTCGACCCTGTCGGCCAACGACCAGTTGTTCGACCCTGAAGATTACGCGCAACTGATTGTCGCCTACCGCAACGGTGCGCCGGTTTACCTCAAGGACGTGGCGAAGGTGGTGCATGGTGCCGAGAACGCCTATGTCCAGGCCTGGTCCGGTCAGCAGCCCGGCCTGAGCCTGGTGGTGTTCCGCCAGCCGGGCGCCAATATCGTCGAGACCGTCGACCGGGTGCTGGGCCAGTTGCCGCGCCTGACCGCGATGCTGCCGGCCTCGGTGGAGGTGTCGGTGCTCAATGACCGCACCCGCACCATCCGCGCCTCGCTGCATGAAGTGGAACTGACCCTGGGCATTGCAGTGCTGCTGGTGGTCGCGGTGATGGCGCTGTTTCTGCGCCAGTGGTCAGCGACCCTGATCGTCACCAGCGTCCTGGCCGTATCACTGATCGCCAGTTGCGCACTGATGTACCTGTTTGGCTTCAGCCTCAATAACCTGACCCTGGTGGCGATCGTGATTGCGGTGGGCTTCGTGGTCGACGATGCCATTGTGGTGGTGGAGAACATCCACCGCCATCTGGAAGCCGGCGAAGGCATGCGCGAAGCGGCCATCAAGGGCTCGGGGGAAATCGGCTTCACTGTGGTGTCGATCAGCTTCTCGCTGGTTGCCGCGTTCATTCCGCTACTGTTCATGGGCGGTGTGGTGGGCCGGTTGTTCAAGGAGTTTGCCCTGACCGCCACCGCGACCATCCTGATTTCCGTGGTGGTGTCGCTGACGCTGGCACCGACCCTGGCAGCGTTGCTCATGCGCGCGCCCAGCCACGATCAACACAGCAAGCCGGGGTTTGGTGAACGCCTGCTGAGCCTCTACGAACGTGGTCTGCGCAAGGCGCTGGCTCATCAGCGCATCACCCTTGGGGTATTCGGCCTGACCGTGGCCCTGGCGGTGGTCGGCTACGTGCTGATTCCCAAGGGTTTCTTTCCGGTGCAGGACACCGGCATGGTGTTGGGCACCACCGATGCGGCCGGTGATATCTCTTATCCCGACATGGTCGCCAAGCATAAAGAACTGGCCAGAATCGTCAGCGCCGACCCGGCGGTCCAGGCGTTCTCGCATTCGGTGGGTGCCTCGGGCAGCAACCAGACCCTGGCCAGCGGGCGCTTCTGGATTTCCCTCAAGCCGCGTGGCGAACGCGATGTATCGGCCAGTCAGTTCATTGATCGGATTCGTCCGCAATTGACCAGGGTGCCCGGCATCGTCATGTACCTGCGCGCCGGCCAGGACATCAACCTCAGCCCTGGCCCCAGCCGCAGCCAGTATCAATACGTGCTCAAGAGCAACGATGGCGAGCAGCTCAACCTGTGGACCCAGCGCCTGACCGAAAAACTGCGGGAAAACCCGGCATTGCGCGACCTGTCCAACGACTTGCAATTGGGCGGCAGCATCACTCACATCGACATCGACCGGCGTGCAGCGGCGCGCTTCGGGCTGACCACTGCCGACGTCGACCAGGCCCTTTATGATGCCTTCGGTCAGCGCCAGATCAGTGAGTTCCAGACCGACACCAACCAGTACAAGGTGATTCTTGAACTCGATGCCCGGCAACGTGGCCGCGCTGAAAGCCTGAGCTACTTCTACCTGCGCTCACCGCTGACCGACGAGATGGTGCCGCTGTCTGCCGTGGCCAGTGTCGGTGCACCGGTGATGGGACCGTTGTCGATCAGCCATGACGGCATGTTCCCGGCCGCCAACCTGTCATTCAATCTGGCCCCCGGCATCGCGCTGGGCGATGCGGTGCGCATGGTCGAGCAGGCCAAGGCCGAAATCGACATGCCGACCTCGATCATCGGCACCTTCCAGGGCGCCGCGCAGGCGTTCCAGAGTTCGCTGGCCAACCAGCCGTGGCTGATCCTCGCCGCGCTGGTGGCGGTGTACATCATCCTCGGGGTGCTTTACGAGAGCTTCGTCCACCCGCTGACGATCATCTCCACGCTACCCTCGGCGGGGATTGGCGCACTGCTGCTGTTGTGGATGATGGGCCATGACTTCTCGATCATGGCGTTGATTGGCGTGGTGCTGCTGATTGGTATCGTCAAGAAGAACGGCATCCTGCTGGTCGACTTTGCCCTGGAGGCGCATCGCAATCAGGGCCTTTCGCCACACGATGCGATTTACACCGCCTGCCTGACGCGCTTTCGGCCGATCATGATGACCACCCTGGCCGCCTTGTTCGGTGCCCTGCCGCTGATGTTCGGGTTTGGCGCCGGTGCCGAGTTGCGCCAGCCGCTGGGGATCGCGGTGGTCGGTGGACTGCTGCTCAGCCAGGTGCTGACCCTGTTCACCACACCGGTGATCTACCTGCAACTCGAACGCGTGTTCCACCGCCGCCAGAACGCCCCGGCCACTGGCCAGGCGCTTCACACCTGA
- a CDS encoding heavy metal response regulator transcription factor, translated as MRVLIIEDEQKTADYLHRGLSEQGYSVDLAADGIEGLHLGLEHDYAVIILDVMLPGLDGFGVLRALRARKQTPVIMLTAREQVDDRIRGLREGADDYLGKPFSFLELVARLQALTRRSSTQEPVQISIDDLRIDLLSRKASRAGVRLELTAKEFALLSVLARRHGEILSKTSIAEQVWDINFDSDTNVVEVAIKRLRAKLDGPHEHKLLHTIRGMGYVLEDRRAG; from the coding sequence ATGCGCGTGCTGATTATCGAAGACGAACAGAAAACCGCTGACTACCTGCATCGCGGCCTGAGCGAACAGGGCTATAGCGTGGATCTGGCCGCCGATGGCATCGAGGGTCTGCACCTGGGTCTGGAGCACGACTACGCGGTGATCATCCTCGACGTCATGCTGCCGGGCCTGGATGGCTTCGGTGTGCTACGCGCCTTGCGTGCGCGTAAACAGACCCCGGTGATCATGCTCACCGCCCGCGAGCAGGTCGACGACCGGATTCGGGGCCTGCGCGAAGGCGCCGATGACTATCTGGGCAAGCCGTTTTCGTTCCTTGAACTGGTCGCCCGCCTGCAAGCCCTGACCCGTCGCAGCAGCACCCAGGAGCCGGTGCAGATCAGCATTGATGACCTGCGCATCGATCTGCTCAGCCGCAAGGCCAGCCGTGCCGGCGTGCGCCTGGAATTGACCGCCAAAGAGTTTGCCCTGCTCAGCGTGCTGGCGCGCCGCCACGGCGAGATCCTGTCCAAGACCTCCATCGCCGAGCAGGTCTGGGACATCAACTTCGACAGCGACACCAATGTCGTCGAGGTGGCCATCAAGCGTCTGCGGGCCAAGCTCGACGGCCCCCATGAACATAAACTGCTGCACACCATCCGTGGCATGGGCTATGTGCTGGAAGATCGCCGTGCGGGCTGA
- a CDS encoding heavy metal sensor histidine kinase, whose product MRADSIALRLGSLFALVAFGVFTLIGWALYLQVDKHLDLLPEAEVDARYSVLESTVNRFGDLQHWSKLGNKLNLLSEEDKRIRFWVVSDHPDYEYGNPDPHIRRFARGPLGMRDLLLPGQRFPYKVLVSEFPAKDQRPALRFLTAIDTQTFWQTQHSLVVALVSLAVIGILLASLLGYWVARIGLRPLTSLSLEAHKLSPPHLSARLQLSPLPPELEQFVNAFNATLGRVEQAYSRLESFNADVAHELRSPLTNLIGQTQVALTRGRSAEHYFEVLQSNLEELERLRSIINDMLFLASADQGGKASELTSVSLAEEVATTLEYLDFILEDAQVAVQVHGDASVPIEKAQLRRALINLLHNAVQHTSAGQTIRVAIERLEQQVHIGVSNPGPAIADEHLPMLFERFYRVDASRSNSGANHGLGLAIVKAIALMHGGTVFVTSRDGINTFGVSLPNR is encoded by the coding sequence GTGCGGGCTGACTCCATTGCCCTGCGCCTGGGCAGCCTGTTCGCTCTGGTGGCCTTCGGTGTCTTCACCCTGATCGGCTGGGCGCTGTACCTGCAGGTCGACAAGCACCTGGACCTGCTGCCCGAGGCAGAAGTCGACGCACGCTATAGCGTGCTCGAATCGACAGTCAATCGCTTCGGCGACTTGCAGCACTGGAGCAAGCTCGGCAACAAGCTCAACCTGCTCAGCGAGGAGGATAAGCGTATCCGCTTCTGGGTGGTCAGCGATCATCCAGACTACGAGTATGGCAACCCCGACCCGCACATCCGCCGCTTCGCTCGTGGGCCGCTGGGCATGCGTGATTTGCTGCTGCCCGGCCAGCGTTTCCCGTACAAGGTGCTGGTCAGCGAGTTTCCCGCCAAAGACCAGCGCCCGGCCCTGCGCTTTCTCACCGCCATCGACACCCAGACCTTCTGGCAGACCCAGCACTCCTTGGTGGTCGCGCTGGTCAGCCTGGCGGTGATCGGCATTCTGCTCGCCTCACTGCTGGGTTACTGGGTCGCGCGCATCGGCCTGCGGCCGCTGACCAGCCTGTCGCTGGAGGCTCACAAGCTGTCACCGCCGCATCTGTCCGCCCGTCTGCAACTGTCACCCTTGCCCCCGGAGCTGGAGCAGTTCGTCAACGCCTTCAACGCGACACTGGGCCGGGTCGAACAGGCTTACTCGCGGCTGGAGTCATTCAACGCCGACGTGGCCCATGAACTGCGCTCGCCACTGACCAACCTGATCGGCCAGACCCAGGTGGCGCTGACCCGTGGCCGCTCGGCCGAGCATTACTTCGAGGTCCTGCAATCGAACCTCGAAGAGCTGGAACGGCTGCGCTCGATCATCAATGACATGCTGTTTCTGGCCAGCGCCGATCAGGGCGGCAAAGCCAGTGAACTGACCAGTGTGTCGCTGGCCGAGGAAGTGGCGACAACCCTGGAATATCTGGACTTCATCCTTGAGGACGCGCAGGTTGCGGTGCAGGTGCACGGCGATGCCAGCGTCCCGATCGAGAAGGCCCAGTTGCGCCGCGCGCTGATCAACCTGCTGCACAACGCCGTACAGCACACCAGCGCCGGGCAGACTATTCGCGTCGCTATCGAGCGGCTTGAGCAACAGGTTCACATCGGCGTCAGCAATCCGGGGCCGGCGATTGCTGACGAGCATCTGCCGATGCTGTTCGAGCGCTTCTATCGGGTCGATGCCTCACGCAGTAACAGCGGCGCCAACCATGGTCTGGGCCTGGCCATCGTCAAGGCCATCGCGCTGATGCACGGCGGCACGGTGTTCGTGACCAGCCGCGACGGAATCAACACCTTCGGTGTCAGCCTGCCGAACCGCTGA
- a CDS encoding GGDEF domain-containing protein, whose translation MNVPAGWIRSELLLICGSLLSLIAILGIVASLLMRERNDALLSATRAASNIVRLIEADVVRSAELYDASINGMINAWQHERLRQLPDDLRHQVLFDRAAAAPYKGDLLLLDQNGNVLADSLPGARREENFADRPFFQHHRDSNLPGLHISQPFKARWGFKDWCISFSRRLSGPNGEFLGVAGAAMRLAYFKPLFRSQSLGPDSSLSLMNTQGVLLVREPVEADEDQTGTVMAGNANYQHILELPEGSFVGMSVEHRHRHLYTFSRVRGLPLVVVISQPESAVYAAWQRNALLVGSATGVLCLGILWLTVLLRRELRRRQRAENILAGLAATDALTGLPNRRQLDLTLASEWSRAQRCGDPLSLLMIDVDHFRRFNERHGHLGGDKALRQVAQCIAGNARRAGDFAARYGGEEFLLILPNTERQGALAMAETIRQAIMTLPAVEHDQQAITVSIGVTTASVSKHDDLSAFIESADKALYNAKHHGRNRVEFIDYAQTPTARAV comes from the coding sequence ATGAACGTACCTGCTGGCTGGATACGCTCCGAGCTTCTGTTGATCTGTGGCAGCCTGCTGTCATTGATCGCCATTCTGGGCATCGTCGCCTCGTTGCTGATGCGCGAGCGCAACGACGCGCTGCTCAGCGCCACCCGCGCGGCGTCCAATATCGTGCGGCTGATCGAAGCCGATGTGGTGCGCAGCGCCGAACTCTATGACGCCTCGATCAACGGGATGATCAACGCCTGGCAACATGAGCGCCTGCGCCAGTTACCCGACGATCTGCGCCATCAGGTTCTGTTTGATCGTGCCGCAGCAGCGCCCTATAAAGGTGACCTGTTATTGCTCGACCAGAACGGCAATGTACTTGCCGACTCCTTGCCCGGTGCCCGGCGCGAGGAGAACTTCGCCGACCGCCCGTTCTTTCAACATCACCGCGACAGCAACCTGCCCGGGCTGCACATCAGCCAGCCATTCAAGGCCCGCTGGGGCTTCAAGGACTGGTGCATCAGCTTCAGTCGCCGCTTGTCGGGGCCCAACGGTGAGTTTCTCGGGGTGGCCGGCGCGGCCATGCGTCTGGCCTACTTCAAGCCGTTGTTCCGCAGCCAGTCGCTGGGGCCGGACAGCAGCCTGAGCCTGATGAATACCCAAGGTGTACTGCTGGTCCGGGAGCCGGTCGAGGCCGATGAAGACCAGACCGGCACCGTGATGGCCGGCAACGCCAACTACCAGCACATTCTCGAGCTGCCTGAAGGCAGTTTCGTGGGCATGTCGGTAGAGCACCGGCATCGGCACCTGTATACCTTTTCCAGGGTCAGGGGCCTGCCACTGGTGGTGGTCATCAGCCAGCCGGAATCGGCCGTCTATGCCGCCTGGCAGCGCAATGCCTTGCTGGTCGGCAGCGCCACCGGCGTGCTGTGCCTGGGGATCCTGTGGCTGACCGTCCTGCTGCGCCGCGAACTGCGCCGCCGCCAGCGGGCGGAGAACATACTGGCCGGGTTGGCTGCCACCGATGCCCTGACCGGCCTGCCGAACCGTCGCCAGCTCGACCTGACCCTGGCCAGCGAGTGGAGCCGCGCACAGCGCTGCGGTGATCCGCTGTCGCTACTGATGATCGATGTAGACCACTTTCGCCGCTTCAATGAACGCCACGGGCACCTGGGCGGCGACAAGGCATTGCGTCAGGTCGCCCAGTGCATCGCCGGCAACGCCCGGCGCGCCGGTGATTTTGCCGCGCGTTATGGTGGCGAAGAGTTTCTGCTGATACTGCCCAATACCGAGCGTCAAGGGGCATTGGCCATGGCCGAGACCATTCGCCAGGCCATCATGACCCTGCCTGCCGTCGAGCATGATCAGCAGGCGATTACCGTGAGTATTGGTGTGACCACGGCAAGCGTCAGCAAGCATGACGACCTGAGCGCGTTCATCGAGAGCGCTGACAAGGCGCTGTACAACGCCAAGCATCACGGCCGTAACCGGGTGGAATTTATTGATTACGCACAAACGCCAACCGCCAGGGCGGTTTAG
- a CDS encoding ferritin-like domain-containing protein, producing the protein MTDINKESINLLNDLIETSKDGQKGFETSAEDIKNPAIKQFFQTRASDCASAVTELQAEVRALGGDPETSSSVSGTLHRAWVDLKSLVTGKSDEAILNEVERGEDVALKAYKDARQKAVEKSLPANVTGLIDRQLQGAQANHDKVKALRDQVRAANH; encoded by the coding sequence ATGACTGACATCAACAAAGAATCGATCAACCTGCTCAACGACCTGATCGAAACCAGCAAAGATGGCCAGAAGGGCTTTGAGACCAGTGCTGAAGACATCAAGAACCCTGCCATCAAGCAGTTCTTCCAGACCCGTGCCAGCGATTGCGCCAGCGCCGTAACTGAGTTGCAAGCCGAGGTTCGCGCCTTGGGCGGCGACCCGGAGACTTCTTCGAGCGTCAGCGGCACGCTGCACCGCGCCTGGGTAGACCTCAAGTCACTGGTTACCGGCAAGAGTGATGAAGCGATCCTCAATGAGGTTGAGCGCGGTGAGGATGTAGCGCTCAAGGCTTACAAAGACGCTCGTCAGAAAGCGGTTGAAAAGTCCCTGCCAGCTAACGTCACCGGCCTGATCGACCGTCAGTTGCAAGGTGCTCAGGCCAACCACGACAAGGTTAAGGCGCTGCGCGATCAAGTGCGCGCTGCCAATCATTAA
- a CDS encoding EamA family transporter has translation MKLHHLLLAILITAIWGFNFSVIKLGLHSVDPLMLAAIRFALCALPAILFIPRPNVPWRYIAGYGLVFGIGLWGVVNLGIKSGLSAGIASLVLQFSAFFTILLGGWVFKEKITRFQLAGIVIALGGLSSIILIADGSVSVTGLALVLFGALAWSVANIIIKKAKTTQVFAFLVWSSAFAPLPLLLLDYGVNGTQGYGVLVAQMDWRAVSSILFQVYPNTLFAYWVWNSLLRQYPVSTVAPLSLLVPIFGMLGSALIFNERLSAIKVVAVLLIVCGLAVGLYGERIRQALSKRLTRTA, from the coding sequence ATGAAACTTCACCACTTGCTGCTGGCCATCCTGATCACTGCTATCTGGGGCTTCAACTTTTCGGTCATCAAACTGGGCCTGCACAGCGTCGATCCGCTGATGCTCGCCGCCATTCGTTTCGCACTCTGCGCACTGCCGGCCATCCTGTTCATCCCCAGGCCGAATGTGCCTTGGCGCTACATTGCAGGTTACGGGCTGGTGTTCGGCATCGGCCTGTGGGGGGTGGTGAATCTGGGGATCAAGTCCGGGCTGTCGGCCGGTATCGCTTCACTGGTGCTGCAGTTCAGTGCCTTCTTCACGATTTTGCTGGGCGGCTGGGTGTTCAAGGAAAAGATCACACGCTTTCAATTGGCCGGTATCGTCATCGCGCTGGGTGGCTTGTCGAGCATCATCTTGATTGCCGATGGTTCGGTCAGCGTGACCGGACTGGCGCTGGTGCTGTTCGGTGCCTTGGCCTGGAGTGTGGCCAACATCATCATCAAGAAGGCCAAAACGACTCAAGTGTTTGCCTTTCTGGTCTGGTCCAGCGCCTTTGCGCCGCTCCCGCTGTTGCTGCTCGATTACGGGGTCAATGGCACGCAGGGTTATGGCGTACTGGTCGCGCAAATGGATTGGCGTGCCGTGTCGTCGATCCTGTTTCAGGTGTACCCCAATACCTTGTTTGCCTACTGGGTCTGGAACTCGCTGCTCAGGCAATACCCGGTTTCGACGGTGGCGCCGCTGTCACTGTTGGTGCCGATCTTCGGCATGCTTGGTTCGGCACTGATTTTTAACGAGCGCCTTTCGGCAATCAAGGTGGTTGCCGTGCTGCTTATAGTCTGCGGTCTGGCTGTGGGCTTGTATGGCGAGCGGATCAGGCAGGCATTGAGCAAGCGCTTGACGCGCACGGCCTGA